The following coding sequences lie in one Bordetella genomosp. 9 genomic window:
- the rpmH gene encoding 50S ribosomal protein L34, protein MKRTFQPSVTRRKRTHGFRVRMKTRGGRAVLNARRAKGRKRLAV, encoded by the coding sequence ATGAAACGCACCTTCCAACCCTCCGTCACCCGCCGCAAGCGCACCCATGGCTTTCGCGTGCGCATGAAAACCCGCGGCGGCCGCGCCGTGCTGAACGCCCGTCGCGCCAAGGGCCGCAAGCGCCTGGCCGTCTGA